From Solibacillus isronensis, the proteins below share one genomic window:
- a CDS encoding M23 family metallopeptidase, with the protein MINQFKEQFGRYFLNGEFEEIYGKTAKSFQNLVSFEQFRELSLNYNSGVSSYTCIVANTFQGLEQYIWVDETYSKAVVIAFDEQGIIQAIYLKPFETFPSSDQVWTKSTYSMPINDEWYVFWGGTNEFINYHYPYEQQRYAYDLVQMVNNETYKNSTLQNENYYAFGTEVVAPADGVVVEVIDGIKDNIPGEMDEENAAGNYCIIAHEHNEYSMIAHFKKDSICVKTGDNVKAGQLLGLCGNSGNSSEAHIHFQVMDQQDFLKAKSLRIKFHGGEEPIQGDIVVPSGGK; encoded by the coding sequence ATGATTAATCAATTTAAAGAACAGTTCGGTCGGTATTTTTTAAACGGTGAATTTGAGGAAATCTACGGGAAAACAGCTAAATCGTTTCAGAATCTTGTATCGTTTGAACAATTTCGCGAGCTTTCTTTAAACTATAATTCAGGTGTGAGCAGTTATACTTGTATCGTGGCCAATACATTTCAGGGGCTTGAACAGTATATATGGGTTGATGAAACTTATTCGAAAGCTGTTGTCATCGCGTTTGACGAGCAGGGTATTATCCAAGCAATCTATTTAAAACCGTTTGAAACGTTTCCGAGCAGTGATCAAGTATGGACCAAAAGTACATACAGCATGCCGATTAATGACGAGTGGTATGTTTTTTGGGGCGGCACGAACGAATTTATAAACTATCACTATCCGTATGAACAGCAGCGCTATGCATATGATTTAGTCCAAATGGTTAATAACGAAACCTATAAAAACTCGACACTGCAAAATGAAAATTACTATGCGTTTGGAACTGAAGTCGTGGCACCGGCTGACGGTGTCGTGGTCGAGGTAATTGATGGAATTAAGGACAATATTCCGGGCGAAATGGATGAAGAAAATGCAGCAGGAAACTATTGCATCATTGCACATGAGCACAATGAATACAGTATGATTGCCCATTTCAAGAAGGATTCGATTTGTGTGAAAACAGGGGATAACGTGAAGGCAGGTCAACTGCTCGGCTTATGCGGAAATTCCGGCAATTCATCAGAAGCACATATCCATTTTCAAGTAATGGATCAACAGGATTTCCTGAAGGCCAAATCACTGCGGATAAAGTTTCATGGCGGCGAAGAACCAATTCAGGGCGATATTGTAGTACCGAGTGGGGGAAAATAA
- a CDS encoding GrpB family protein, with translation MKLGLKKDEVILVPYEASWKREFAETKEKILKHTSLQPYQIEHIGSTSIEGIAAKPVIDLVIGIENLDSPDKELFKGLREAGFYRLQVERPNEIICAKFTDATFEMKTHFIHIVQFNEKKWHQMRFFRDYLNAHIEAKKEYEELKEAFFNTGLHGINEYTQYKEQFVQSIFRKLPEYRWDTI, from the coding sequence ATGAAACTTGGATTAAAAAAGGATGAAGTGATCCTCGTTCCGTATGAAGCTAGTTGGAAGAGAGAATTTGCTGAGACGAAAGAAAAAATACTAAAGCATACGAGTTTACAGCCTTATCAAATAGAACATATCGGCAGCACATCAATTGAAGGTATTGCGGCCAAGCCGGTTATCGATCTTGTCATTGGCATTGAAAATCTTGACTCGCCGGATAAAGAGCTATTTAAAGGTCTCAGGGAGGCAGGTTTTTACCGCCTGCAAGTGGAAAGGCCAAATGAAATTATTTGTGCGAAATTTACAGATGCTACGTTTGAAATGAAAACACATTTTATTCACATCGTACAGTTCAACGAGAAAAAATGGCATCAAATGCGTTTTTTTAGAGATTATTTGAATGCCCATATTGAAGCGAAAAAAGAATATGAGGAGTTAAAAGAAGCTTTTTTCAATACAGGTTTACATGGGATTAACGAATATACGCAATATAAAGAGCAATTTGTGCAGTCGATTTTTCGAAAGTTACCAGAATACCGATGGGATACCATATAA
- a CDS encoding YceG family protein, translating into MRLVPHDYIDSTKTWEEIISAGLYSRPIFLQSDGELQYTRVAKQILGVYDNAYEMQEYLYALTNKGIPWTLLFHNLPKLIDPKKRTEIVNILQMHQENPISLNRFMAFFAGKQLLPLMQTKYRDHFITTLRSWLEILESRYPKLISNQLQRIFLDFVKWSNHFFPEWLEQSDFGLAVPRIVWYGPAKESEVYFLYFLYLFGCDVVIFEPDGQDIMTEYGILNFPTERLAEKAETFDFPHEKPIRVQTITSRASEHVQQHLYDNAAINYPWKYANHETRTRILNTTYDELFILSEAQLHLREGFSDEEGIVYLPVLFAKIEGVSLDKSDYVQKLQRLKSRELTYTATTFPLLQAQKSNMQFHMRDASTNGKLDVEKMLQLGIWPFKNIPVGAQRNIAKTMIRLIESDFIAVANNQSRQEHEQYLFGQMLLVPTEIIRLYQQFDYSYTNPTILLFIEENSGQMQRQDAVMLLFASMLGFDIFIYSPGASLSIEHFITEQLLNSYRLEKISFDETLENLLARSNGLDGLNRKLDFKSVIRRIGKKKR; encoded by the coding sequence ATGCGGCTAGTTCCACATGATTACATAGATAGCACAAAAACTTGGGAAGAAATAATTAGTGCGGGTCTTTATTCACGTCCGATTTTTTTGCAAAGTGATGGTGAATTACAATATACCCGGGTGGCGAAACAAATATTGGGTGTATACGATAATGCCTACGAGATGCAAGAGTATTTGTATGCGCTTACAAACAAAGGCATTCCGTGGACCTTATTGTTTCATAATCTCCCGAAATTGATTGATCCGAAAAAGCGGACGGAAATTGTGAATATATTGCAGATGCATCAGGAAAATCCGATATCATTGAATCGCTTTATGGCATTTTTTGCCGGAAAACAGTTGCTGCCGCTCATGCAAACGAAGTATCGGGATCATTTTATTACGACTTTGCGAAGCTGGCTCGAAATTTTGGAGTCCCGCTATCCAAAGCTCATTAGTAATCAGCTGCAGCGAATCTTTTTGGACTTTGTGAAGTGGTCGAATCATTTTTTCCCTGAATGGCTGGAGCAAAGTGATTTCGGATTAGCGGTCCCGCGCATCGTCTGGTACGGACCTGCAAAAGAAAGTGAAGTGTATTTCCTGTACTTCCTTTATTTATTCGGCTGCGACGTCGTCATATTTGAACCGGATGGTCAGGATATTATGACGGAGTACGGCATCTTAAATTTCCCGACGGAACGATTGGCTGAAAAAGCAGAAACATTTGATTTTCCGCATGAAAAACCGATTCGTGTGCAAACCATTACATCGCGTGCTTCAGAACATGTGCAACAGCATCTCTATGATAATGCAGCGATCAACTACCCATGGAAATATGCGAATCACGAGACAAGAACTCGAATTTTAAATACAACATATGACGAATTATTTATTCTTTCCGAGGCCCAGCTCCATTTAAGGGAAGGGTTCAGTGATGAAGAAGGAATTGTCTATTTACCGGTGCTCTTCGCGAAAATAGAGGGTGTCTCATTGGATAAATCGGATTATGTGCAGAAGCTTCAACGTTTAAAATCCCGTGAGCTTACATATACTGCGACCACATTTCCATTATTGCAGGCACAGAAAAGCAATATGCAGTTTCATATGCGTGATGCCAGTACCAATGGCAAGCTCGATGTCGAAAAAATGCTGCAGCTTGGCATCTGGCCGTTTAAAAATATACCAGTTGGTGCGCAAAGAAATATCGCAAAAACGATGATCCGTCTTATTGAAAGTGATTTCATAGCAGTGGCGAACAATCAGTCTAGGCAAGAGCATGAGCAATATTTGTTCGGGCAAATGTTGCTTGTCCCAACGGAAATCATTCGCCTCTATCAGCAGTTCGACTACAGCTATACAAATCCGACGATTCTCTTGTTTATTGAAGAAAACAGCGGGCAAATGCAGCGGCAGGATGCTGTTATGCTCCTGTTTGCCAGCATGCTGGGGTTTGATATATTCATCTACAGTCCGGGTGCATCTTTGAGCATCGAACATTTTATTACGGAGCAATTGCTGAATTCTTACCGACTTGAAAAAATCAGTTTTGATGAAACACTGGAAAATTTGCTGGCCCGTTCAAACGGGTTGGATGGTCTCAACCGTAAACTGGATTTCAAATCGGTAATCAGAAGAATCGGGAAAAAAAAGAGATAA
- a CDS encoding TerD family protein, whose protein sequence is MSINLQKGQRIDLTKGNTGLNKIFVGLGWDEVQAKPSGGGLFKSLFGGSTTTGAPVDCDASVLMLKDGKVAAKSDVIYFGNLKSSNGAVAHSGDNLTGAGAGDDEQIAIELSSVPAEYDRLVFLVNIYDAQKRNQHFGMIQNAFIRIVNASSNQELLKYNLTDDYSGQTTLITGEIYRHENEWKFAALGTGTQDKSLGEVINRYK, encoded by the coding sequence ATGTCAATTAATTTACAAAAAGGGCAACGAATCGACTTAACGAAAGGGAACACCGGTTTAAACAAGATTTTTGTTGGTTTAGGCTGGGATGAAGTACAGGCAAAGCCAAGTGGCGGCGGACTTTTTAAAAGTTTATTCGGCGGAAGTACTACTACAGGTGCCCCGGTTGATTGTGACGCATCTGTACTGATGCTGAAAGACGGAAAAGTTGCTGCAAAAAGCGATGTCATTTATTTCGGGAATTTAAAAAGTTCGAATGGCGCTGTGGCCCACTCAGGTGATAACTTAACAGGTGCGGGAGCTGGTGATGATGAACAGATTGCAATCGAATTAAGTTCTGTCCCTGCGGAATATGACCGACTTGTCTTTCTCGTAAATATTTATGATGCACAAAAGCGTAATCAGCATTTCGGGATGATTCAAAATGCGTTTATTCGAATTGTCAATGCATCTTCAAACCAGGAATTATTAAAATATAACCTGACAGACGACTATTCGGGTCAGACAACATTGATCACAGGTGAAATTTATCGCCATGAAAATGAATGGAAGTTTGCGGCGCTTGGTACAGGTACACAAGACAAGTCACTTGGTGAAGTCATCAATCGCTACAAATAA
- a CDS encoding TerD family protein yields MVVSLAKGQKVDLTKSNPGLTKISVGLGWDTNKYDGGNDFDLDSSIFLLEASGKVAGPEGFVFYNNTTGGNGSVVHSGDNLTGDGSGDDEVVHIDLQSVPSNIEKITFTVTIHDGESRGQNFGMVSNAFIRVFNDSAELIRYDLGEDFSIETALVVGELYRHNGEWKFAAIGSGYQGGLAALCNDFGLQVG; encoded by the coding sequence ATGGTAGTTTCATTAGCAAAAGGACAAAAGGTAGATTTAACAAAATCCAATCCGGGATTAACTAAAATCAGCGTAGGATTAGGCTGGGATACGAATAAATACGATGGCGGCAACGATTTTGACCTTGACTCATCGATCTTTTTATTGGAAGCTAGCGGCAAAGTGGCTGGTCCTGAAGGCTTTGTTTTCTATAATAATACAACAGGCGGGAACGGATCAGTTGTCCACTCAGGCGATAACTTGACAGGTGACGGCTCTGGTGATGATGAAGTCGTACATATCGACCTTCAGTCAGTACCATCTAATATTGAAAAGATCACTTTTACCGTAACGATTCATGATGGGGAAAGCCGTGGTCAGAACTTCGGGATGGTATCAAATGCCTTCATCCGCGTATTCAACGATTCAGCGGAATTAATCCGATATGATTTAGGCGAAGATTTCTCGATTGAAACAGCATTAGTGGTAGGTGAATTATACCGCCATAATGGTGAATGGAAATTTGCTGCGATTGGCTCCGGCTATCAAGGCGGTTTAGCAGCATTATGTAACGATTTCGGTTTACAAGTAGGCTAA
- a CDS encoding TerD family protein produces MAIQLSKGQRIDLTKGNPALKNIVVGLGWDVKNFDGGAEIDLDASVFLLNEQGKCRNDLDFIFYNNLISPDKSVEHTGDNRTGEGDGDDEQIKVHLDKVPSDVHRIAFTVTIHDAENRRQNFGQVMNAFVRLVDEDLGTEILRFDLGEDFSIETAVVFCELYRHGNEWKFNAVGSGYQGGLLALVQSYGLSV; encoded by the coding sequence ATGGCAATTCAATTGAGTAAAGGTCAACGCATCGATTTAACAAAAGGTAATCCGGCATTAAAAAATATTGTTGTCGGTTTAGGCTGGGATGTTAAAAACTTTGATGGTGGAGCGGAAATCGATTTGGATGCATCGGTTTTTCTATTGAACGAGCAAGGCAAATGCCGGAATGATCTGGATTTTATTTTCTATAATAATTTGATTAGTCCGGATAAATCCGTTGAACATACAGGCGATAACCGAACGGGTGAAGGGGACGGCGATGACGAGCAAATCAAAGTTCACCTGGATAAAGTACCTTCCGATGTGCACCGCATTGCGTTCACAGTTACAATCCATGATGCAGAGAACCGTCGTCAGAACTTTGGTCAGGTCATGAATGCCTTTGTGCGTTTAGTTGACGAAGATTTAGGAACGGAAATTTTACGCTTTGATTTAGGAGAAGATTTCTCAATTGAAACAGCAGTAGTATTTTGTGAATTGTACCGACATGGAAATGAATGGAAGTTCAATGCGGTCGGTTCGGGTTATCAAGGTGGTTTATTGGCACTCGTTCAATCTTACGGTCTTAGCGTCTAA
- a CDS encoding HpcH/HpaI aldolase/citrate lyase family protein, with protein MRFFEKEIMNGQRDLFYRIPGEFSKYTNKNQLRYCVGAALYMPATREVIAEEIIAHKHPSLTTIVLDLEDALGDLQVSEGIEQLKRTLTTLKEAMEDGRIFVEKIPLLFVRVRSADQLHQLTEQLGNRQHFLTGYVLPKFTSDNGRDFLQLIKQQNQLGFQLYGMPILESGEILLKEKRLQELLQIRDLLQEFEEYILNVRIGSTDFCGLLGVRRSIHHTVYDIQPVRDCITDILNVFLRDSQFVLSGSVWEYFNQDLAIKGLEKEIELDRLNGLIGKTIIHPTHIKTVQAMYVVSHEDYLDAERILLQADGSIGVEKSAYGNKMNEIKPHYSWAQRTMMRAEAFGVFNKGVYFTDLLGVKVQNAV; from the coding sequence TTGCGCTTTTTTGAAAAAGAAATTATGAATGGTCAACGCGACTTGTTCTATCGTATACCTGGTGAATTTTCAAAATATACGAATAAGAACCAACTCCGCTACTGTGTTGGTGCAGCGCTGTATATGCCGGCAACAAGAGAGGTGATTGCAGAGGAAATCATCGCACACAAACACCCGTCACTCACTACCATTGTACTGGATTTGGAAGATGCACTCGGTGACCTGCAAGTATCAGAGGGGATTGAGCAATTAAAACGAACATTGACGACATTAAAAGAGGCAATGGAAGACGGCCGAATTTTTGTCGAAAAAATTCCGCTTTTATTTGTGCGTGTTCGAAGCGCAGACCAGCTGCATCAATTGACGGAGCAGCTTGGCAATCGTCAGCATTTCCTGACAGGCTACGTATTACCGAAGTTTACATCGGATAACGGCCGGGACTTTTTGCAGCTGATCAAACAGCAAAATCAGCTCGGCTTTCAGCTGTATGGTATGCCGATTCTGGAATCCGGCGAAATCCTGCTGAAAGAAAAACGATTGCAGGAACTTCTTCAAATCCGGGATTTACTGCAGGAATTTGAAGAATATATACTGAATGTTCGGATCGGGTCGACCGATTTTTGCGGATTGTTGGGCGTGCGGAGATCGATTCACCACACCGTGTACGATATCCAACCGGTCCGTGATTGCATAACGGATATTTTAAATGTTTTTTTACGGGATTCACAATTTGTGCTTTCAGGTTCGGTTTGGGAATATTTCAACCAGGATCTTGCTATAAAGGGGCTGGAAAAGGAAATTGAACTGGATCGACTAAACGGACTTATCGGTAAAACGATTATTCATCCTACCCATATCAAAACGGTACAAGCGATGTATGTCGTATCACATGAGGACTATTTGGATGCCGAGCGCATTTTGCTGCAGGCAGACGGTTCGATTGGTGTGGAAAAAAGTGCTTACGGTAACAAAATGAACGAAATCAAGCCGCACTATAGTTGGGCACAGCGAACAATGATGCGCGCGGAAGCATTCGGTGTTTTCAATAAGGGTGTATATTTTACAGATTTGCTGGGAGTGAAGGTACAAAATGCAGTATAA
- a CDS encoding phosphoribosyltransferase family protein: MQYNVLNAYEATVHEIDNPYHFDEHQLFDMALRINKKRSFLFVSKVLGKHLAVSPQIPILTSHLLAHRFMEVRFQEKHEFAEKICEAIKTQDNVHDTLKESWNNKIFMKQPLTIIGFAETATALGHAFFDAFSGNVRFIHTTREIIIDQQPVISFEEEHSHATSHHVYAEATFFADQTEIVLVDDEMTTGKTNVNIIRQLHETYPHLTTFTLISILDWRNAEHEQELLAFAHQYGIQIHTVSLFKGAFQIEDRGALPHTEQCIKKIAAGPVHIHSFEEEMKQHLVMQRSLSEENNTYTANYYTGSGRFSLAADEQRILYEDVELIAKKISNARSHGKCLVLGTGEFMYIPMLIAAQLGEDVAYHATTRSPIFADEQSVITNKFKFNSAEYPGVVNYLYNVPADHYEDIVIVYERILDHTALMELVGLLKPYAGTIHVVTLGGADNAEILTG; this comes from the coding sequence ATGCAGTATAACGTCTTGAATGCTTATGAAGCAACCGTACACGAAATCGACAATCCGTACCATTTTGACGAGCACCAGCTTTTTGACATGGCACTGCGCATCAACAAAAAGCGCAGTTTTCTGTTTGTCAGTAAGGTACTCGGCAAACATTTGGCGGTCAGCCCGCAAATTCCGATATTGACAAGCCACTTGCTGGCACATCGTTTCATGGAAGTGCGTTTTCAGGAAAAACATGAATTCGCCGAAAAAATATGCGAAGCCATTAAAACGCAGGATAATGTCCATGATACATTGAAGGAATCATGGAATAATAAGATTTTCATGAAACAGCCGCTGACAATTATCGGTTTTGCTGAAACCGCGACGGCATTAGGGCATGCTTTTTTTGATGCTTTTTCCGGCAATGTAAGGTTTATTCATACAACAAGAGAGATCATCATTGATCAGCAGCCGGTGATCAGCTTTGAGGAAGAACACTCGCATGCGACGAGCCATCATGTCTATGCAGAAGCAACCTTTTTTGCAGATCAAACGGAAATTGTCCTTGTCGATGATGAAATGACAACGGGCAAAACGAATGTTAACATTATCCGTCAATTGCATGAAACGTATCCGCACTTAACAACATTTACGCTCATTTCCATTTTGGACTGGCGAAATGCGGAACATGAACAGGAACTGCTGGCTTTCGCGCATCAGTACGGGATTCAGATCCATACTGTCTCGTTATTCAAAGGGGCCTTTCAAATTGAGGACAGGGGGGCGCTCCCGCATACCGAACAGTGCATTAAAAAGATAGCGGCCGGTCCTGTACACATCCATTCATTTGAAGAGGAAATGAAGCAGCATCTCGTTATGCAACGCTCGCTTAGTGAAGAAAATAATACCTATACGGCAAATTATTATACGGGCAGCGGAAGATTCTCGTTGGCTGCGGATGAACAACGCATCCTTTATGAAGATGTCGAGCTGATAGCAAAGAAAATTTCGAACGCAAGATCACATGGGAAGTGCCTAGTGCTTGGTACGGGTGAGTTTATGTATATCCCGATGCTGATTGCCGCACAGCTCGGTGAAGATGTGGCCTACCATGCGACAACACGCAGCCCCATTTTTGCCGATGAACAATCTGTAATCACGAACAAATTTAAATTTAACAGCGCGGAATATCCGGGTGTTGTGAATTACCTCTATAATGTACCGGCAGATCACTATGAAGATATTGTCATTGTCTATGAAAGAATACTGGATCATACAGCATTGATGGAGCTTGTCGGATTGCTGAAGCCATACGCCGGAACAATTCATGTTGTAACTTTGGGAGGTGCCGACAATGCTGAAATACTTACCGGATAA
- a CDS encoding cysteine protease StiP family protein, with the protein MLKYLPDKMGSYRDEDVTFVMRDISHLSIEKNTEEREKTIQSGKAHYSEMLPIEYQPDIRYMKLYEVMLETYGQKVSLCVAVVAEKIVKARDTNELVLVSLARAGTPIGILIKRYLQQFHDLDVPHYSVSILRGRGIDETALQYIVHQHPKANLQFVDGWTGKGAITKELEQSVAKWNAAGKSPIKADLAVLADPGNCAKLYGTREDFLIPSACLNSTVSGLVSRTVFNERFMDKSDFHGAKFYDELKQQDVSQAYIEAIASHFTPDLAAEAKQAADNADVEQEPSWSGLQCIEEIQQHYQIKNINHIKPGVGETTRVLLRRVPWKILVNSYAKQNLEHIYILAEQRGVEIEYYENMTYACCGLIKELL; encoded by the coding sequence ATGCTGAAATACTTACCGGATAAAATGGGCAGTTACCGCGATGAAGATGTTACATTTGTAATGCGGGATATTAGTCATCTGTCGATTGAAAAGAATACGGAAGAGCGGGAAAAAACAATTCAATCCGGAAAAGCCCACTACTCCGAGATGCTTCCGATCGAATATCAGCCGGACATCCGTTATATGAAGCTGTATGAAGTAATGCTGGAAACGTATGGACAGAAGGTGAGCCTATGTGTGGCGGTAGTGGCAGAAAAAATCGTCAAAGCGCGGGACACAAACGAGCTTGTCCTCGTCAGCCTGGCGCGTGCCGGTACACCGATCGGCATATTGATTAAACGGTATTTGCAGCAGTTTCATGATCTTGATGTTCCGCATTATTCGGTCTCCATTCTTCGGGGACGGGGGATTGATGAAACCGCATTGCAATACATCGTCCACCAGCATCCAAAAGCCAATCTTCAATTTGTTGACGGCTGGACCGGGAAAGGTGCGATTACTAAAGAGCTGGAACAATCGGTTGCCAAATGGAATGCAGCCGGCAAGTCGCCGATTAAAGCAGATTTAGCGGTACTGGCGGATCCGGGAAACTGTGCGAAACTGTACGGGACGCGGGAAGATTTCCTCATCCCGTCAGCCTGCCTGAATTCCACCGTTTCAGGTCTTGTCAGCAGAACGGTATTCAATGAGCGCTTCATGGACAAATCCGATTTCCACGGTGCGAAATTTTATGATGAACTGAAGCAGCAGGACGTTTCACAGGCATACATAGAAGCCATAGCATCCCATTTCACGCCAGATTTAGCGGCTGAGGCAAAACAGGCAGCTGACAATGCGGACGTGGAACAAGAGCCGTCATGGAGCGGACTTCAATGTATCGAGGAAATCCAGCAGCATTATCAGATAAAAAACATCAATCATATTAAACCAGGTGTAGGGGAAACAACACGGGTGCTCCTACGCAGAGTTCCTTGGAAAATTCTGGTCAATTCATACGCAAAGCAAAACCTGGAACATATTTATATTCTGGCAGAGCAGCGCGGTGTGGAAATTGAGTATTACGAGAATATGACCTATGCATGCTGCGGTCTGATTAAGGAGTTATTGTAA
- a CDS encoding HAD family hydrolase has translation MQLFTSDLDRTLIFSQRTIHTAIENCLCIEQLEERDISYINASIEQLLKQIHDTMHFVPVTTRSMAQYKRITLFQHTVVPDVAILANGGIILRNGVIDPDWQQHIEQHLRLLPLSLQQIGIKYARELSAGYFLRHHIIENLFYCFIIDQQTVNLQELKEFNQSLQQDGWQSYLQGRKLYIMPQFLTKGAAVEYIKRFQHYDRHFAAGDSLMDLSMLELADEYFVPLHGELTQFAQQLNLKIVQKNGSDFAEHCLRQILIKSSENAAL, from the coding sequence ATGCAGTTATTCACCTCTGATCTGGACCGGACGCTTATTTTCTCGCAACGGACGATTCATACAGCGATCGAAAACTGTTTATGCATCGAACAACTGGAAGAACGGGACATTTCGTATATTAATGCCTCGATTGAGCAGTTACTGAAACAGATTCATGACACGATGCACTTTGTTCCGGTGACAACCCGTTCCATGGCACAGTATAAACGGATTACACTGTTTCAGCATACCGTCGTTCCGGATGTAGCCATTTTGGCGAATGGGGGTATCATTCTCCGCAATGGAGTGATCGATCCCGACTGGCAGCAGCATATTGAACAGCATCTTCGATTGTTGCCGCTGTCACTTCAGCAAATCGGCATAAAATATGCCCGAGAGCTGTCGGCCGGCTATTTCCTTCGCCATCATATCATCGAAAATCTGTTTTACTGTTTTATTATCGATCAGCAAACCGTCAATCTTCAGGAGCTGAAAGAATTCAATCAGTCTTTGCAGCAGGACGGCTGGCAAAGCTATTTGCAAGGGAGAAAATTGTACATCATGCCGCAGTTCTTAACGAAAGGTGCCGCAGTCGAATATATTAAACGTTTCCAGCACTACGACCGGCATTTTGCGGCAGGCGATTCACTGATGGATCTGAGTATGCTTGAACTTGCCGACGAGTATTTCGTGCCGCTGCACGGGGAGCTTACGCAGTTTGCCCAACAGCTGAATCTGAAGATCGTGCAGAAGAACGGGTCTGACTTTGCCGAACATTGTCTGCGGCAAATTTTAATCAAAAGCTCGGAAAATGCTGCTTTATAA
- a CDS encoding toxic anion resistance protein codes for MSDNPLFEDLEKRTTTTDALPTQTPAAPVQSLVSTEEMSQIRQRQLALKQEPQVRTLAERIDPKNQIAVLEFGKETASGISTFSDRMLATIKQSDLEKSTQLLTSLNKIMDRFDPADFKEEEKKGGFLKRLFTKSKVQLEKVLSKYDTMNKEVDKVYTEIQKYEIEMKRNTVQLEQMYDENLNYFKQLSEYVAAIDLKVEELNATIQTLNIKAEQGDHEAIMELETIKRSVELLQQRGYDLEMAQQVSFQSAPQIRLMQQGNNQLIGKINSAFVTTIPIFKQGLIHAVTMQRQKLVSDSMAELDKRTNEMLIRNAENVRRNSVDIARQAGNPSIKVETMEQTWQSIIAGIEETKQIQAETVRNRDEGRKRIEQLQLQYEKLKKV; via the coding sequence ATGTCAGATAACCCGCTATTTGAAGACCTGGAAAAAAGAACAACGACAACTGATGCGCTGCCGACGCAAACCCCAGCAGCGCCTGTGCAGTCACTTGTTTCGACTGAGGAAATGTCGCAAATTCGTCAGCGTCAGCTGGCATTGAAGCAGGAACCGCAAGTCAGGACACTTGCAGAGAGAATCGATCCGAAAAATCAGATTGCTGTACTGGAATTTGGTAAGGAGACAGCGAGCGGCATTTCGACATTTTCGGACCGAATGCTTGCGACGATTAAGCAAAGCGATCTGGAAAAGTCTACGCAGCTACTAACAAGTTTAAATAAAATTATGGACCGTTTTGACCCTGCAGATTTCAAGGAAGAAGAAAAAAAGGGCGGTTTTCTTAAACGACTTTTTACGAAAAGTAAAGTTCAGCTTGAAAAAGTACTCTCAAAGTACGACACGATGAACAAAGAAGTGGATAAGGTGTATACGGAAATTCAAAAGTATGAAATTGAGATGAAGCGAAATACCGTTCAACTGGAACAGATGTATGATGAAAACCTGAATTACTTCAAACAGTTAAGTGAATATGTCGCTGCGATTGATCTTAAGGTTGAAGAACTGAACGCGACAATCCAAACGTTGAACATAAAGGCAGAACAAGGGGATCATGAAGCGATTATGGAACTGGAGACAATCAAGCGTTCCGTGGAATTGCTTCAGCAGCGCGGCTACGACCTTGAAATGGCACAGCAGGTTTCATTCCAGTCAGCTCCACAAATTCGCCTGATGCAACAAGGAAACAACCAGCTCATTGGTAAAATCAACTCGGCTTTTGTTACGACAATCCCGATATTTAAACAGGGGCTTATTCATGCCGTAACGATGCAGCGCCAGAAACTCGTATCAGATTCGATGGCGGAACTGGATAAGCGTACAAATGAAATGCTAATACGCAATGCGGAAAATGTCCGGAGAAATTCCGTCGATATTGCCAGACAAGCTGGAAATCCAAGCATAAAGGTCGAAACAATGGAACAAACATGGCAGTCAATTATTGCGGGTATTGAGGAAACGAAGCAAATACAGGCCGAAACGGTTCGTAACCGCGATGAAGGGCGAAAGCGTATCGAACAACTGCAATTGCAGTACGAAAAATTGAAAAAGGTATAA